The nucleotide sequence aatgaaaaaaccgctagaacttggtcaaaaacaattcaaatttaaaaaaaaaattctacacttatcattattattagaATACAATgttaaaaatttaatttacacgtttaaatttacgtgaattcgtaaataaagaaaatttacacatgtgtaagtttgctatttacacatgtgtaaatctgttatatttacacatgtgtaaaaaatctaaaaagagtgattttgaaaggagaaatgaattatttgatgttgtaaattctttttttgatgttgtatcttaattacaatgaggtttgtattaaaaaaaattggttttaattggttttttcattcgttctcacggttctcgcaatatttagcgttctcaagataaccctcccctatatatatatatatatatatatagggtaaggttcatgcgagaaccacctttattgcgataaccaatgtgaacacaacctaaaatagctaaaaaaacctaacccccccacccaccaagctaaatgctaaaaactaaaccccccaaaaaaacctaaaaaaaacctaacccccccccccccaccccaccccccaaaaacctaatccccccacccccccccccctccaagctaaaatgctaaaaactaaacccccaaaaaacctaaaaaatctaaaaaatcaaaaaacacaaaaaaaattagtatttttacattaaaatcgctacttttagtagcaaaaaaaaattaaatttttttttttggctagtaaaagtagcgattttttttttaaaaatgtttaaaaaaaattttttgtgtgtttttttagctatttttaggtatttttggttgtgttcacattggttctcgcggttctcgcaataaagggtggttcctaagggatccttctcctatatatatatagaaagtgtactgtacaaatgcccttatcgtacaatACGTACGCGTCAATCTCAGCCGTCAAATCTTTCATCCCgcattgaaatcgcatgttggtttttttgtaacaatttcgcatgtgataatttttgatgaaatcgcatgttggttttttgtagcatgtgataattttgatgaaatagcatgttgtttttttgtaaaaatttcgcatgtgataattttgatgaaatcgcatgttaaaaaaaaacatgcgaaattgttacaaaaaaccaacatgcgatttcattgcgggatgaagatctgacggctgagattgacGCGTACGTattgtacgataagggcatttgtacgttaacctaatcctatatatataaataatccTTTAGACCCCATTCTTTAATCTGTTTATTGAGATTTTGAGGGTGACTAGCATCCTATCCTACGAGTGAAAATTTTGAAAAGGTGATTATTACCTTCTTAATAAGATTTTGTATTGATGATATCTTTCGACGTATTATAAAAGATAAGCATAGGTGATCTTTACCTTATTCAACAATTGCTATAGCGATCATAACCAAGACTGGTAGTGAGAAGTTAAGAGGTGATAAATACGTTTTTAGTAAGACGTAACGTTAATCTCTATTAGCTTAAAAAGAAGatttaaacaaaaaaaaggtATTACAACACAAATTGGGTGTTAAAACAATCCCTAAAGAAACAACCAATAAACACCACTACTATCTTCTATATCACTTTCCATTCTAGATAGGCTTAGAATTAGCCCAGTAAAATTGACACATAACAAACATATGAAATAAGCCATCCTCAAATGCTTAACTTCCTTAGATTTCAGTTTCAAAAAAATCATCCTCGAGTTATTGGTTTTTAAACCACAACTAACAGTAGGTATGAGCATGGTACCAGACTGGTATCAATATCAAAAAATggaaaaagtgggtaccggtggTAGTCTTGTATAGGAATTTAATCCTGAGAAGATCCCACATCAGAGGTAGAATATGTGAGGATGTAGAGACGGGGGTGTATAAAAAAAGGATTGGGGGGCTACAAAAAGTATCTTTGCGCTTGGGGCAATGACCCAGCTAATGAGGTAATAACTGAGACGCGTCAATTGCTGATTGAAAACTATTTCCAAACCCCCTCCTTGAACTTGGGTCTCCCTTGACCGTCGAGAATTTCTAGAAGGGCTCCCTTTCGAGGGTAAATCCATACAATTTCAAAGTTTTAATTTTTATCTTCTTTTTATTATAAATAACAATAAAAAAGATGAGTAGTAATATCATATGTTAATTCAAATGTTTATAAACACAAGATgagtaataatataatataatagatAAAGAGCATAAAGTATGCATGTATAAAAATAAATGTTTCATAAATACTTGTAGATTTATCGCCAATCTCACAACACCAAAAAAAAGGCTGCACTCTCAATTTTCAGTATACATCCAGAAGTAATATGATATACAAAATTTAAATAGAAAATGTGATGATGATGATCCTCTTAACCATGTTTCTTGTGgcttttcttttttatttttttcgttgTTTTCATGGCTAAAGCATTTGAGACAGTCTGCCCCTCCATCCTCTTAACCACACTAGACATGCCCTTCCTAGCAGCCGCCCGATGCTCCGGCCTTCGGCTAACCATCTTGCGGTCCAGTGGCCAATACGCATACGGCTCAAACTTCCCCTTCCTCTTCAAATCTCCACCTGCCTTCTTGCTAGAGTACTCTGAACCCGTATACGCCCAGCCAGACTGACCCATTGTTTTCCTCCGTTTTTCTGTTTTTCTAGATGCTGCTACACTCCTCACGTCAGTGTCTGACCCGTTTTCCGTCCTAACCTCTCGTTTGTCCTCCTCCGAAATGATCAGTCTTCCATCAGCATCTATCTCTGGCTCGTCGTCAGCCTGTAGCTTCCTTTTCAGACTGTCGGAAGATCTAAGGGACGATCTTGTCTTTTCACGGTCAAGCAGGTCAAGTGGTTCGTCATCTAGCTGTTCATAACTGTCTTCTGCCAACCTCTTCCTTGCTCTCTTCGACCTGCACATTATACATATACATTTAAATTTAATATGTGTATCTCTCTCTactgtaaaataaataaataaataaatacttgtATAGTTGTATCAAAGAACTTACTTGATCGAAGACTTTTTGGAGTTGAGCATATCTTCAGTTTCGTCATCATCACCGAAATCAGAGAATATTTTCGTATGATTCCATCTGCTCAACCTGATCAAGAGCCAAAAgtataatttaattaattaacgATAATAATGTAGTCGAGTATTTGTAAGATGCGTTAAAGCGAAAGCGAACAGAACCTTGAGGTAGTTGCTTTCGTTAGACGAGATTTGGTTTCCTCAGTGTTAGCGGAATGTTTTCGCTCTTTTCGTTCATTTATCTGCACTCCAACAGTAACTCGTTACTTGTATTATTCAGTTTAAactaacaaaatatatatatatatatataggacaaagatccattaggaaccaccctttattgcaagaatcgcgagaaccaatgtgaacacagccaaaaatgcctaaaaatagctaaaaaacacacaaatttttttttttaatattttttatataataaatcgctacttttagtagccaaaaaaaaattttaatttaaaaaaaaataatatttggctactaaaagtagcgattttaacataaaaaatattaaaaaaaaaaaattagatttttttagattttttgggggtttagtttttagcattttagctttggggggggggggggtaggtttttttagctattttaggttgtgttcacattggttctcgcatgaaccttaccctatatatatatatatatatatattgaaccGTAAACAACAAACCTTTCGTATATTTGTGAGCAGCTTCATATGTTCTTCAGGCATTGCTTCCTTAACAGCATCAAGCCCGCATTTTTTTACAAGCATTTCTAGGAGCTGCTTCACCTGTAGGTGGTTATTCCGATAACAATTAGCTTTCACTTGACGAAAACAAAATACTTGTAATGTAATACACGGTAAATGAGTCGAACAAACCTTCGCTTTGAAATGATTCTTGTTGCTGCTTTGCCAGCTCAGCAACACCTCCACCATGTCCCGCATATGCGTTTGCAACCCTTCGGCTTGTGACTTGGCAACCAACACCTTTAGAAAACCTAAACTTGCCTGCAGCAATAAGAAATTAGACTCTTGAAGAGaaaataaaatttatttttaaaaaaaacttaCTTTATTTATTTCTCTGCTCTTTCTCTGAAGAAGGAGAAACGTAGATGGAAGAACATTAAACGCATTCGATAGAAGATCGTTGAACTCGTATGTCAGACGAGCCATGCCCTTCACTGCTGCACTGATCATGTGCGGTGTCTCGCCCGCAAGACCACCAGCCACCTATACAAAATATAGCAAGCAAACTGAATGTTACTTCTCGATAATTAACGCAACCAAAATGTCTTTTTCAGGACGCTTCCGTACCATGTTGAAAAAGTTATACAAGTTCTCCTTGTTTCCACCCTTGTCTTCATCCACGCAGGCATGGCCTATTTGGACGATAATCTCATACGCTCTATTTCTCGTTTTCTTGTTAGACTGCAAACCATAGATTCAGATTTAAtgaaaagagtaaacttccgttttgctccctgtggtttggtcactttaacggttttgctccaaacctttcaaaatagacattttactccctgatctatgaagctTATCTCTATTTTACTCCCCGCCCCTAACGCCATCCAATTCAACTGTTAAATACATGGGATGGGAAAACACTAAAATGCCCCTCATGTGAAGGGCAACCAGGATTTAACAGTTGAATTGGATGGCGTTAGGGGCAGGGAGTGAAATAGAGATAagcttcatagatcagggagtaaaatggctattttgaaaggtttggggcaaaaccgataaagtgaccaaaccacagggagcaaaacgaaagtttactctaATGAAAAAAATAATTCCCAAAAAAATCCAACATGACTTGTATAGTACCTCTTTAAGGCCGAGTATAATTTCGGTCAAGAAAGAAGCAACGATTTCACGTTTCATATGTTCTGATTCATCCTGCAAAACGAGGCTTTTATCGCATCTTGTCTCGAGTTTATGCATACAAGTGTGAACTCTTGACTAAATGAAGTTTATGTTGCTTGTTACCTTTGAGACATGCGCGATCAAATAATATAAACAGTCTAGTCTGTGCCGTTTGGCTGAAAAATGACACGAATGCATCACTTCAAACATCAGCTTGAGCaactcttcaaactttcttgCTATGAAACTGTCATCGTGCTGTCCGAAAAAAAACTTAAGGTTTAAATAATAATGACAAGGCTATTCCAGTGGTTTGAGTAGTTTAGCTTCAATAAAAACGAAACTTGGTGCCTATTAGTAAATGTGAACAAAAAACCGAAAAATACCAATTTAACCGAACCGCACAGAAAACTGAACCAAAATTTACGGTTCAGTTACATTTTTGCATTTTATGAAAACCGGAAAAAAAAACGATCCGAACCGAATAaccttaaaaatcattttcttaagATTTGTTATATATTGATTTAGGAATTATCAACTTTATTCTTGAATGTAAAGTATTTATAATAAATACATTAGCATGTTTATTTATCTTTGAAATGATTCATCCATTTCCTACAAAATTCAACATAAAAACTAAATGATTAgcaattataaaagaaaatgtctttaatataaactttggataataataaaaatagattagaatgttagatttatgtgaacaatattaattaaaaaggttaaatataaaaacttaaatgtaaacatctaAGAAAAATTCTTAAACCTTggataatactttttatttttgaatcttacgtaaatttgttccaaaaaccgaaccgaaccgttgcTAAAACCAAACAAACTGAAGCCGAACGATTTTCAAAAACCGAACTATGCACACCCTTACCTATTAGAGTACAACgccaatttaaaaaaaaaatcgacAGAAAGAAAGACCAtataatgcaaaaaaaaaaaaaaaaagatacctCGAGGATTGTTGAGAGAACTTTGTAAGCCTTCTTTTGAATCAAACTTTCGGTATCCTTCAATCATATGTACATCACTTATGTTAACTTTACTCATCAAACTGAACGGAAAAAACGTTTAGCAACTAGACTCGTGAAATTAGTCAATTACTAACCTTCAATGCAGGTTGAACCGCAGCATATAAAAGATCAACCTCCTCTGTACCAAATCCCGGTAAAAGCGCAACTCCCAAGTCATATAGCTTTGCCCTGTAAATGAAAAACAAGCGTATGCtaaaaacattcaaaccaaaTTGATTATTAAaggttaaaattttaatttatataaagaagctTACCGTGTTTGTGACAGTGAAGGTTCATTTGACGAGTTGTCGATTTCCATAGAACTAGAACCTTTGGTATTTTGTATTTTGCCAGCTTCCTGTGTCACCTTTAGTAATTTCGACATTGTGCTCTTAAATAACCTCGAGACGACACTTTTGTCAGCAATAGATGCAAACTCACCAATCGTTCTCTACAAAATGGAAATTTAACATTTTAACGAACTAATGAGACGGATTTTATAAATACAAGACATCAAAAAACCAAATATATGCAACTCAAATTTGCCACCTGCAAAGATCCACCGTCGTCTTTGGTAGATTTGACGAAAACTCCCGATAGTGTGGACAAAATCTCACGTGCGGAGGATCTTAACACATCCAGATTACACGTCGCAACTTCTGGAGTGTAGAGGGAAACTGCTCGCTGTTGACTAATGCTGACTTTACCAATAGGTTCATATTCGCCTTtcgttatttttttattttgttgaaCGAGAATCTGCAGACTGGAGCATATTACTCCACGGAAATCGGCTTCTTCGCGAAGAGTATGGCATAATACTTTTTCTAGATCCTTAAAACTCTCGGCAGTATCGACAGGATAGTTGCAAAATGACGGCAATAACGACCATAAAGAATATGCAAGTCCGTCAAGACTCCTGGCGGAATGAATACGACCTTCTTGCTCATGCTGTTACAAGTAAGCATGTAAATACACTGGATATAGTCATATAGAAGAAAAAGACCAAAAAGTATAAAAACACTTGTACCTTTGCGGATTTCAGCTTCAATACTTTAATATTGTCCAATAAAGACTCGTTAAAAAAGCTTAAACGAGCACCGACTATATTCTGCTTCAAGATAGGGAAGAGCCATACGTTGACGTCAGAGAGATCTTGAGCTTCTACGTTTAAAGGTAGAAACTTTAAGAATGTTTCGGGCCCTAATGCAACTACAGCTACACCCACGCAATCATGCAACTGCAAAGAAACAGGTAGTACCTTAACGCGCTGATAATAACAAAAAAAAGAAACAGTGGAATGCCtatttcgtccctgaggtttggtcagttttgcgactttcgtctaaaagtttgtttttctgcatctggaccaaaaaggtttgaaatcttgacattttcatccggctcgttaactccgtccattttttctgtgttaagtcaggggtatttctgtcttttttgttaacttaaagggcaattcggtctaaCGGATTCGGTCAGGGGTActttaaatgcttgtacataaagtgaaaaggaCCGAATTTCCCTTTAAGTTAACCAAAAAGACGataatacccctgacttaacagggGAAAAtaaatggagttaacgagccggataaaaatgacaagatttcaaaccttttggaacCAGATACGGAAAAATAAACCATTGGACGAAAATCGCAAAACTGGcgaaacctcagggacgaaaaaggCAATTTACTCTAAACGAAAACATTATTCACATACAGAACTCACCTGTTTCCTGTAAAGGAAATCTTCATCTGGGAGCTTTTGTATACCGTCCAAGCTCTTAAGGGTACCTTTTAGGAAACATGAACTGAACTCACCTGAAAACGTAAGGTCAACGCTTTAGTTGACTCGCATCCATCTTTTTTACATAAAAATCGAGAACAAAGCTGGGATTAGTTACCGAGTTTATCAAACATTGCGGCCACAACTTGAAATGACATGTCCCAAACGGCAGCAAAGCTATAATCAAGTAAACTTTCAACAGTTGCACAAAGTTTCTCGATAATTGTTGGTGCGGATTTTCTCACACTCCCACTTGCCGTAATCTGATCCACACCCTGTTTGATCAAGCTCTCGTCAATGCATGTATGTATTAAGCTCTTTAATGCCTCCATTGCAACCGATAAAGGCTCCTCGTGTTCAGAAGCTAAGATATCTGTCACCCCAAAGTCAGAAACACAGTTACGTAAATGTTAAATCCAAGATAAAAGGGTTCTAATGTTCTAACGTTCTAATGTTCTATGACTCGAATTTAACAAACCTTTGAATGCACTGAAAACAACTGGAAGCTTGACCACACATGCTTGACGGTTAAGAGAAAAAACTTTCTTCATCCCGGAATCTAAGAGTCTAGCGGTGAAAGTCAAGTTGTCACCGGTCATCTCATTTGAAGAGACCGAGGTAGCTAACGAGCATAACAAATCAACCAATGCTTCAGGAGATACATCGACGGTTGGTTGAAGACAAAGTAGATACAAAGCGTCGGTAATCCGTCGGGTGGCTGCAGATTGGTGCAGTGCTAAAAGGGATTTGAAGTAATTAAGAATCTTTGTTGAGAACTTGATGGACATAAGCGGGAGAGTATCTTTCAGTGAATCCAACACGTATAAGACCTCCTGAGCTCTAGAACCTTCTTtagggtttgggtttgggtttgacCCACCGGCAAGCAGAAGAAACCGCTCGAAGGTGCTTGCAATGGCTTCACTAGCAGGTGACAGCACTGGCGTATCTTGGAAGCCTTGCATGACATCGCGGAGACAAACATGTGCATGTCTTCTTACCTATATCACATTATCGAATACAAAATAAAAGGTCATAAACGTGAAAgtcaaaaacaaaaaataatattGAACAAACGCAATTTCAGGCGATCAGGCGTATTTCTAGCCAAAAATCATCTGGACCAGGTTGAACATGACAACATGTCTAATACCTCTAAACAAGCCTGGAATCAACCAAAAACAACCTAAACAAGCCCTAATAAAAGTCTAGAAACCCTAAAAATGATATTTTTATTCTATGTGTCTCACTTAGAAAAGCCCCTGCTTTTTTTGCCCCTTGTGCCTATGGCAACATATCTACAGCACATGAATGATGAGGTTACTTGAAAATCTTCAAAGTTCACAAGACTTAGTCCTAGTGTCGGTCTTCGACCGTCATCAACGTAAGCAATCAaggcatagttgtcaatagcggttatagcgaccgctatagcgcgctatgtagcgaAGCAACCAAGTGTCGCTATTTGGGTCATAGCGACCAGCCGACCAATAGCGTGAATAGCgacagttagtttttttttttttttttgatgtaaatagcaattagatatagctataaaatagctggatttataggtttttgttaaatatacatgtaaaatagcatatatacaagggtattttgatgtaatatacatataaaaattttcaatttttttttctagtgtatcgctatttataaaatagcggtcgctattcgctacgtagcatataggtcCCTTGTCGCTATCTGTggctattcgctattaacaactatgaatcaaggtttaaaaaaacggaaacgagtttcgaggaGTTTctcttcgcctcacgaggcgtaagcccgagatataaaaattatatatcttgtaaaaataataatactaactaaattcatcatcaaattcatcaaaaacaCACATGAAAAAACATAAATTGCTTGAAATTAACacaaaaaagtcaaaaacatcaaaaacaaatatTAGAAACCCCTGAGGCGCAGCCTTtttagcgcctcagcccctctAAGGCGCACGTACAATAGAAACCCCCTGAGGCGTGCCTCGGAATCGTTTTTTGGGCATTTCGCCTTGAGGTGCGGCTCGAGGCGCATGCCTCaaccgttttttaaaaccatgtaaTCAATAACACTCATGAGCAGGGCCAGTAAATAAAGCATTAGAGGTTAATATACTAATCTTTCTAAACAAACACTAATTAATCTTGCAACAATAAACAGCAATAACACTCCCTAATTCAGCTAAAAAGATAATCAAAACTACCTTAAGACGCGAATCGGCAACGAACCCGAGAACAACACCAAACAAATGAGAAACATCTGACCAGGTAGTCCGGTTACCAACAACCAACAAATGCGAAACACACTTCAACCCAGAAACCACAACACCATCACCCACATCATGTAACCCAATAACCCGAATAACCAAACCCGAAACATAATCTGACTGCTTCCTAATAACAGCAGGAGATATGATCGGAACAACCATGGAGAGGATAGTAATAAGAGCATCCACATGGTGGGAAGGTGGGTTAGGGTCAGAAGACAAAAGTTTGTCAAGTGAAGTGCACGTTGCCCCAAAGTATGCGAGCGGTGTAAGAGGGTGGTTGAGGTCTTTGAGGCTTTGAGATATGTCGCCGATGATGGAACAGAGGTGGTGGTGTTGTGGGTCTGTGGAGGTGCTGAATTTGGTGAGGATTGAGGTGCATAAGTCTGAGTCTGAATGGTTGTCGGGTTCcatggcggcggcggcggtggtggtggtgaacaCAGCAAAATCGGCGGCCTACTAAACCCTTCTTGTTGTTGTTCTACAACTGTAAACCCTTTCTTTTGTATTTGGGTTTGTTTCTCTTCTGTTTGATATTGTTTTTCTACAACTTTAGCCCTCTcgttatataaaataaaattgttGCGTTACTTCTCTAATACAACCCAAAAAaataaagggtaaattacatttttcgtcattTATGTTTGTAGCAGGTTACAATAGATAGTATTTAATTTCGATAAGTGCAGTCATAACCTTTATTTGAAAAACGCATTATGCcttcgtcctttagcactaaccaagttaaagtTTTCAGTTATGTCTATCCACTTAAGGGTATTCTGCTCATTTCATGTTTAAATTTAAAATGttcattaataaataaaaccaaaaaattgACATATATGTAACATCATCTTCCCCAATTCCCAAACCCTAAAACACCATAAACATCTTCTCTCAGCCATCTCTCTCCctctttctctctatctctctTCAACCAACATCATAATTCTTGAAACCTTAACAAATGACCAGAAAACCCTGGATGTGTTTGAATGTCAGCAATGGCATCCATGAAAGTGCTAAAAAGATTCTTGTGCACTCCATATTTACGAATATAGGTGGCGAGGTTGTGGTTAATAAAGAAGGAAAGAATGAGATACTCGGGTCACCAACCGACACAGCGATATTGGAATTCGGGTTGTCACTTGGTGGAGACTTTCAAGCCGAACGTGAGTCAACAAAAGTCATCAGAGTCGAACTATTTAATTCTACGAAGAAGCAAATGGGGGTGGTGTTGGAGCTTCCAGAAGGTGGTGTACGAGCTCACTGTAAAGGTACTTCGGAAATAGTCTTGGCTGCTTGCGACAAAGTAATCAATCAAAACTGTGAAGTTACTCTTGATGATGAACTGCTTAGTTATTTAAAGAGTATAATTGATACATTTGCTGGTGAAGCTCTTAGAATATATATGGATTTGGAAGATGGTGTATTCGCGGATACTCCAATTCCGTCTTTGGGTTATACTTGTAATGGGATTGTGGGAATTAAGATCTCGTCCGTCCAGGTGTCAAGGAATCAGTGGCTCTTTGTAAATCAATTGGTATGACGGTTCGTATGGTAGTGGTGGAGGTTGGTTGAagagagatagagagaaagagGGAGAGAGATGGCTGAGAGAAGAGACAAGTTTATGGTGTTTTAGGGTTTGGGAATTGAGGAAAATGATGTTACATATATGTcaattttttggttttatttattaatgaacattttaaataaaaacatgaaatgaccAGAATACCCTTAAGTGGATAgacataactgaaaattttaacttggttagtgctaaaggacgaaaagtgtaatgtGTTTTCCGAATAAAGGATtgtaactgtaattattgaagttaaaggttattCATTGCAACCCGCtaaaaacataaaggacgaaaagtgtaatttacccaaaaataaaatcgtgttttgaaaaccatgaaaaggaaaaCCAATAACAGTACTGATGTTGTTCGGGTGATACTGATTTCGTTTGTCACGATGTCGGCACTCGATATAGCTTGTGATACcaaaaaatatatcatatttcgAATACAACTTCGTTTTCGACATAATTTATAAGAAAAAATTGACAAAAGATAAAACACAACCGcatattaagttttattttaagttaacGAACGAAAGTTATCACATAAAAATCAAACTAGTAATAAATTAAATAGGTTAAGCTATTATAAATGGTAAGAGGTGAATTGAGATATGTGTTTTGGATGGAATACATGTGGGTATTTAGTTGATGAAATGATTTTGGTAAAAGTATGTTTTAGGAGTTTGTATTCCACACTTGAATAGTGTGGTGCATACCATGTGTCGGACTAGTTACTTAATGGTAATTTAGAAATGGATGTGCACTAAATGTA is from Helianthus annuus cultivar XRQ/B chromosome 9, HanXRQr2.0-SUNRISE, whole genome shotgun sequence and encodes:
- the LOC110879947 gene encoding RRP12-like protein, producing MEPDNHSDSDLCTSILTKFSTSTDPQHHHLCSIIGDISQSLKDLNHPLTPLAYFGATCTSLDKLLSSDPNPPSHHVDALITILSMVVPIISPAVIRKQSDYVSGLVIRVIGLHDVGDGVVVSGLKCVSHLLVVGNRTTWSDVSHLFGVVLGFVADSRLKVRRHAHVCLRDVMQGFQDTPVLSPASEAIASTFERFLLLAGGSNPNPNPKEGSRAQEVLYVLDSLKDTLPLMSIKFSTKILNYFKSLLALHQSAATRRITDALYLLCLQPTVDVSPEALVDLLCSLATSVSSNEMTGDNLTFTARLLDSGMKKVFSLNRQACVVKLPVVFSAFKDILASEHEEPLSVAMEALKSLIHTCIDESLIKQGVDQITASGSVRKSAPTIIEKLCATVESLLDYSFAAVWDMSFQVVAAMFDKLGEFSSCFLKGTLKSLDGIQKLPDEDFLYRKQLHDCVGVAVVALGPETFLKFLPLNVEAQDLSDVNVWLFPILKQNIVGARLSFFNESLLDNIKVLKLKSAKHEQEGRIHSARSLDGLAYSLWSLLPSFCNYPVDTAESFKDLEKVLCHTLREEADFRGVICSSLQILVQQNKKITKGEYEPIGKVSISQQRAVSLYTPEVATCNLDVLRSSAREILSTLSGVFVKSTKDDGGSLQRTIGEFASIADKSVVSRLFKSTMSKLLKVTQEAGKIQNTKGSSSMEIDNSSNEPSLSQTRAKLYDLGVALLPGFGTEEVDLLYAAVQPALKDTESLIQKKAYKVLSTILEHDDSFIARKFEELLKLMFEVMHSCHFSAKRHRLDCLYYLIAHVSKDESEHMKREIVASFLTEIILGLKESNKKTRNRAYEIIVQIGHACVDEDKGGNKENLYNFFNMVAGGLAGETPHMISAAVKGMARLTYEFNDLLSNAFNVLPSTFLLLQRKSREINKASLGFLKVLVAKSQAEGLQTHMRDMVEVLLSWQSSNKNHFKAKVKQLLEMLVKKCGLDAVKEAMPEEHMKLLTNIRKINERKERKHSANTEETKSRLTKATTSRLSRWNHTKIFSDFGDDDETEDMLNSKKSSIKSKRARKRLAEDSYEQLDDEPLDLLDREKTRSSLRSSDSLKRKLQADDEPEIDADGRLIISEEDKREVRTENGSDTDVRSVAASRKTEKRRKTMGQSGWAYTGSEYSSKKAGGDLKRKGKFEPYAYWPLDRKMVSRRPEHRAAARKGMSSVVKRMEGQTVSNALAMKTTKKIKKKSHKKHG